The Rhinopithecus roxellana isolate Shanxi Qingling chromosome 14, ASM756505v1, whole genome shotgun sequence genome includes a window with the following:
- the DAPL1 gene encoding death-associated protein-like 1 isoform X2 produces MTNEVQDLLSPRKGGHPPAVKAGGMRISKKQEIGALERHTKKTGFEKTSAIANVAKIQTLDALNDALEKTGVQWRDLGSHCNLHLLSSSDSPASAS; encoded by the exons ATGACAAATGAAGTGCAAGACCTGCTCTCCCCCCGGAAAGGGGGACATCCTCCCGCAG TAAAAGCTGGAGGAATGAGAATTtccaaaaaacaagaaattggcGCCTTGGAGAGACATACCAAAAAAACAGGATTCGAGAAAACAAG TGCCATTGCAAATGTTGCCAAAATACAGACACTGGATGCCCTGAATGACGCGCTGGAGAAG actggagtacaatggcgcgatctcggctctcactgcaacctccacctcctgagttcaagtgattctcctgcctcagcctcctga